The following coding sequences are from one Musa acuminata AAA Group cultivar baxijiao chromosome BXJ1-6, Cavendish_Baxijiao_AAA, whole genome shotgun sequence window:
- the LOC135676833 gene encoding ABC transporter G family member 25-like isoform X2, with the protein MPSDRDLEAGSHDDINGGVATARVNSITSSASCFPFTLKFMDVSYRLKLDPMSGSGGNGIRRILHSAGSSSAAPEERVILNGISGMVSPGEMLAILGPSGSGKSTLLSILAGRLQGKHTGTVLANGHRLTKSVLRRTGFVTQDDVLYPHLTVRETLVFCAMLRLPRTVEKADKVASAEAVIAELGLSKCADTSVGGPFVRGISGGERKRVCIGHEMLVNPSLLLLDEPTSGLDSTAASRLVATLGGLARQGRTVVTSVHQPASRVYQMFDSVLLLSEGSCLYFGKARDAMDYFGSVGFAPKFHVNPADFMLDLANGVTQTDYQGDAEKSAVKQSLVSSYNSVLAPKVRAGLTAAVPRNATHTGKDVCVERGRKEQRSISWCSQFSILLQRSLKERRHESFNSLRVFQVMAAAVLSGSMWWHSSIRDVQDRLGLLFFITIFWGVFASFNAVFTFPQERAIFIKERSSGMYSLSSYFVARMAGDLPMELILPTVFTLILYWMAGLRREPGAFLLTLAVLLGYVLVAQGLGLVLGAAIMDAKQASTIATVTMLAFLLTGGFYVQNIPSCLAWLKNKRDADGELVAQVSTSVCIAALLAMFVGYRVLAYMALRRTKA; encoded by the exons ATGCCTTCCGATCGTGACCTAGAGGCTGGTAGTCATGATGATATCAATGGAGGAGTTGCCACCGCAAGAGTGAACTCCATCACCTCCTCTGCTTCTTGCTTCCCATTCACTCTTAAA TTTATGGATGTTTCCTACCGCCTCAAGCTCGATCCGATGTCGGGTTCCGGAGGTAATGGAATCAGGCGCATCCTCCACTCCGCTGGCAGTTCCTCTGCAGCTCCTGAAGAGAGAGTTATCCTCAATGGCATCAGCGGCATGGTGTCGCCCGGTGAGATGCTCGCCATCCTCGGCCCCTCCGGCAGCGGGAAGTCCACTCTGCTTAGCATCCTCGCGGGCCGACTGCAAGGAAAACACACCGGCACCGTGCTCGCCAACGGCCACCGGCTCACGAAGTCCGTCCTGCGACGGACCGGCTTCGTGACGCAGGACGACGTGCTCTACCCGCATTTGACCGTGCGAGAGACGCTGGTGTTCTGCGCCATGCTCCGGCTGCCGAGGACGGTGGAGAAGGCGGATAAGGTGGCGTCTGCCGAGGCGGTGATAGCGGAGCTGGGGCTGTCCAAGTGTGCTGACACCTCGGTGGGCGGGCCGTTCGTGCGGGGGATCTCCGGCGGGGAGCGGAAGCGGGTGTGCATCGGGCACGAGATGCTGGTGAACCCGAGCCTGTTGCTGCTCGACGAGCCGACGTCGGGGCTGGACTCGACGGCGGCTAGCCGGCTGGTGGCGACGCTGGGCGGGCTCGCGAGGCAAGGCAGGACGGTGGTGACGTCGGTGCACCAGCCGGCGAGCCGGGTGTACCAGATGTTCGATTCGGTGCTGCTGCTCTCAGAGGGCAGCTGCTTGTACTTCGGCAAGGCCAGGGACGCCATGGACTATTTTGGCTCTGTTGGCTTTGCTCCAAAGTTCCATGTCAACCCCGCTGACTTCATGCTGGATTTGGCCAATG GGGTCACTCAAACAGATTACCAGGGTGATGCAGAGAAGTCAGCTGTGAAGCAGTCTCTGGTCTCGTCTTACAACAGTGTGTTGGCACCAAAGGTGAGGGCGGGGCTGACTGCTGCTGTCCCCAGAAATGCCACTCACACAG GGAAGGATGTCTGTGTCGAGAGAGGGAGGAAGGAGCAGAGGAGCATCAGCTGGTGCAGCCAGTTTTCCATCCTCCTCCAGAGAAGCCTCAAGGAGAGGCGGCACGAGTCCTTCAACTCCCTCCGAGTCTTCCAGGTCATGGCGGCCGCAGTACTCTCGGGGTCCATGTGGTGGCACTCCAGCATCCGTGACGTCCAAGACCGGCTCGGCCTCCTCTTCTTCATCACCATCTTCTGGGGCGTCTTCGCCTCCTTCAACGCCGTGTTCACGTTCCCGCAGGAGCGAGCCATCTTCATCAAGGAGCGGTCGTCCGGCATGTACAGCTTATCGTCCTACTTCGTGGCGAGAATGGCGGGCGACCTGCCGATGGAACTCATCCTCCCCACCGTATTCACCCTGATACTGTACTGGATGGCTGGGCTGAGAAGAGAGCCAGGGGCGTTCCTGCTCACGCTCGCGGTGCTCCTCGGGTACGTGCTGGTGGCGCAGGGCCTTGGGCTGGTTCTCGGCGCCGCAATCATGGACGCGAAGCAGGCTTCCACCATCGCCACCGTCACCATGCTCGCCTTCCTGCTCACCGGGGGATTTTACGTGCAGAACATACCGAGCTGCCTGGCGTGGTTGAA GAACAAAAGGGACGCGGACGGCGAGCTGGTGGCGCAAGTCAGCACGTCGGTGTGCATCGCAGCGCTGCTCGCCATGTTCGTAGGGTACAGGGTCTTGGCGTACATGGCTCTCAGGCGCACCAAGGCATGA
- the LOC135676833 gene encoding ABC transporter G family member 25-like isoform X1, whose translation MPSDRDLEAGSHDDINGGVATARVNSITSSASCFPFTLKFMDVSYRLKLDPMSGSGGNGIRRILHSAGSSSAAPEERVILNGISGMVSPGEMLAILGPSGSGKSTLLSILAGRLQGKHTGTVLANGHRLTKSVLRRTGFVTQDDVLYPHLTVRETLVFCAMLRLPRTVEKADKVASAEAVIAELGLSKCADTSVGGPFVRGISGGERKRVCIGHEMLVNPSLLLLDEPTSGLDSTAASRLVATLGGLARQGRTVVTSVHQPASRVYQMFDSVLLLSEGSCLYFGKARDAMDYFGSVGFAPKFHVNPADFMLDLANGVTQTDYQGDAEKSAVKQSLVSSYNSVLAPKVRAGLTAAVPRNATHTGKDVCVERGRKEQRSISWCSQFSILLQRSLKERRHESFNSLRVFQVMAAAVLSGSMWWHSSIRDVQDRLGLLFFITIFWGVFASFNAVFTFPQERAIFIKERSSGMYSLSSYFVARMAGDLPMELILPTVFTLILYWMAGLRREPGAFLLTLAVLLGYVLVAQGLGLVLGAAIMDAKQASTIATVTMLAFLLTGGFYVQNIPSCLAWLKYISFTFYCYRLLIVIQYGGGQMDYLLASSHHRNKRDADGELVAQVSTSVCIAALLAMFVGYRVLAYMALRRTKA comes from the exons ATGCCTTCCGATCGTGACCTAGAGGCTGGTAGTCATGATGATATCAATGGAGGAGTTGCCACCGCAAGAGTGAACTCCATCACCTCCTCTGCTTCTTGCTTCCCATTCACTCTTAAA TTTATGGATGTTTCCTACCGCCTCAAGCTCGATCCGATGTCGGGTTCCGGAGGTAATGGAATCAGGCGCATCCTCCACTCCGCTGGCAGTTCCTCTGCAGCTCCTGAAGAGAGAGTTATCCTCAATGGCATCAGCGGCATGGTGTCGCCCGGTGAGATGCTCGCCATCCTCGGCCCCTCCGGCAGCGGGAAGTCCACTCTGCTTAGCATCCTCGCGGGCCGACTGCAAGGAAAACACACCGGCACCGTGCTCGCCAACGGCCACCGGCTCACGAAGTCCGTCCTGCGACGGACCGGCTTCGTGACGCAGGACGACGTGCTCTACCCGCATTTGACCGTGCGAGAGACGCTGGTGTTCTGCGCCATGCTCCGGCTGCCGAGGACGGTGGAGAAGGCGGATAAGGTGGCGTCTGCCGAGGCGGTGATAGCGGAGCTGGGGCTGTCCAAGTGTGCTGACACCTCGGTGGGCGGGCCGTTCGTGCGGGGGATCTCCGGCGGGGAGCGGAAGCGGGTGTGCATCGGGCACGAGATGCTGGTGAACCCGAGCCTGTTGCTGCTCGACGAGCCGACGTCGGGGCTGGACTCGACGGCGGCTAGCCGGCTGGTGGCGACGCTGGGCGGGCTCGCGAGGCAAGGCAGGACGGTGGTGACGTCGGTGCACCAGCCGGCGAGCCGGGTGTACCAGATGTTCGATTCGGTGCTGCTGCTCTCAGAGGGCAGCTGCTTGTACTTCGGCAAGGCCAGGGACGCCATGGACTATTTTGGCTCTGTTGGCTTTGCTCCAAAGTTCCATGTCAACCCCGCTGACTTCATGCTGGATTTGGCCAATG GGGTCACTCAAACAGATTACCAGGGTGATGCAGAGAAGTCAGCTGTGAAGCAGTCTCTGGTCTCGTCTTACAACAGTGTGTTGGCACCAAAGGTGAGGGCGGGGCTGACTGCTGCTGTCCCCAGAAATGCCACTCACACAG GGAAGGATGTCTGTGTCGAGAGAGGGAGGAAGGAGCAGAGGAGCATCAGCTGGTGCAGCCAGTTTTCCATCCTCCTCCAGAGAAGCCTCAAGGAGAGGCGGCACGAGTCCTTCAACTCCCTCCGAGTCTTCCAGGTCATGGCGGCCGCAGTACTCTCGGGGTCCATGTGGTGGCACTCCAGCATCCGTGACGTCCAAGACCGGCTCGGCCTCCTCTTCTTCATCACCATCTTCTGGGGCGTCTTCGCCTCCTTCAACGCCGTGTTCACGTTCCCGCAGGAGCGAGCCATCTTCATCAAGGAGCGGTCGTCCGGCATGTACAGCTTATCGTCCTACTTCGTGGCGAGAATGGCGGGCGACCTGCCGATGGAACTCATCCTCCCCACCGTATTCACCCTGATACTGTACTGGATGGCTGGGCTGAGAAGAGAGCCAGGGGCGTTCCTGCTCACGCTCGCGGTGCTCCTCGGGTACGTGCTGGTGGCGCAGGGCCTTGGGCTGGTTCTCGGCGCCGCAATCATGGACGCGAAGCAGGCTTCCACCATCGCCACCGTCACCATGCTCGCCTTCCTGCTCACCGGGGGATTTTACGTGCAGAACATACCGAGCTGCCTGGCGTGGTTGAAGTACATCTCCTTCACCTTCTACTGCTACAGGCTTCTCATCGTCATTCAGTACGGCGGCGGCCAAATGGATTACCTGCTCGCTTCGTCGCATCACAGGAACAAAAGGGACGCGGACGGCGAGCTGGTGGCGCAAGTCAGCACGTCGGTGTGCATCGCAGCGCTGCTCGCCATGTTCGTAGGGTACAGGGTCTTGGCGTACATGGCTCTCAGGCGCACCAAGGCATGA
- the LOC135585913 gene encoding exosome complex component RRP45A-like isoform X3, protein MEQRLANTWRMTNNEKKFIASVLASDLRVDGRRPFDYRDLTIKFGRHVFLSPPYPALILVPFSWRFIHSSSVLPVLRREQGLSEVQLGQTRVMSYVTSQLVQPYRDRPNEGTLSIFTEFSPMADPSFEAGRPGELAVELGRVIDRGLRESSAMDMESLCVVVGKSVWSIRVDLHIVDNGGNLIDAANIAALVALLTFRRPDCTLGGDDGQELIMHDAEVREPLPLIIHHLPIAVTFAVFGEGNIMVIDPTHKEEMVMGGRMTFTMNSNGDICAVQKAGGVGVMSSLIMQCLQIASAKAADITSKIKHAVEIYNTERASQKANHYLLEVANQVSLSDVIMKEKQVENLIEHLAYMPLDELENSNQGDALAVDTRTKHESISQGRYTRAFVRGPANWDPYSRGISSRLATSFPTLPGFWCVLLGPKTFLLETEETTLLHAENSLG, encoded by the exons ATGGAGCAGAGATTAGCAAATACTTGGCGGATGACCAATAACGAGAAGAAGTTCATAGCGAGCGTGCTCGCTTCCGACCTCCGAGTTGACGGCCGCCGCCCCTTCGATTACCGTGATTTGACCATTAAGTTCGGGAGGCATGTGTTTCTTTCGCCACCCTACCCTGCTCTAATTCTTGTTCCTTTTTCTTGGAGATTCATACATAGCTCCTCGGTTTTGCCAGTTTTAAGAAG AGAACAGGGTTTATCAGAAGTGCAACTAGGTCAGACACGTGTGATGAGCTACGTGACTTCTCAGCTGGTGCAACCTTATCGAGATAGGCCAAATGAAGGGACTCTCTCAATTTTTACTGAATTTTCACCAATGGCTGATCCATCTTTTGAGGCAGGACGTCCTGGAGAATTAGCTGTTGAACTTGGCCGTGTTATAGATCGTGGACTTCG GGAAAGCAGCGCTATGGATATGGAATCGTTATGTGTTGTTGTAGGGAAATCAGTATGGTCCATACGTGTGGATCTTCACATTGTTGATAATGGAGG AAATCTCATTGATGCTGCTAATATCGCCGCTTTGGTTGCCCTCTTGACGTTTCGGAGGCCTGATTGTACATTAGGAGGTGATGATGGTCAGGAGCTCATAATGCATGATGCTGAG GTTAGGGAACCATTGCCTCTAATAATCCATCATCTTCCTATTGCAGTAACTTTTGCAGTTTTTGGTGAGGGTAACATCATG GTGATTGATCCAACACATAAGGAAGAGATGGTGATGGGCGGCAGGATGACTTTTACAATGAACTCGAATGGTGACATTTGTGCTGTTCAGAAGGCTGGAGGAGTGGGTGTCATGTCAAGCTTAATAATGCAGTGTTTACAAATTGCTTCTGCGAAAGCTGCTGATATTACAAGTAAAATAAAGCATGCA GTAGAGATATACAACACTGAGAGAGCATCACAGAAGGCTAACCATTATTTATTAGAAGTGGCAAACCAAGTTAGTCTTTCTGATGTCATCATGAAGGAGAAACAAGTTGAGAACTTAATAGAACATCTAGCATATATGCCATTGGATGAACTAGAGAACTCTAATCAAGGTGATGCGTTGGCAGTTGACACAAGAACAAAGCACGAGAGCATTAGCCAAGGAAGATATACTCGTGCATTTGTTCGTGGTCCTGCAAATTG GGATCCATACTCAAGGGGGATTTCTTCACGTTTGGCTACAAGCTTTCCAACTTTACCTG GCTTTTGGTGCGTTTTGTTAGGACCGAAGACCTTTTTACTGGAGACCGAAGAAACAACTCTCTTGCACGCTGAAAACTCTCTTGGATGA
- the LOC135585913 gene encoding exosome complex component RRP45A-like isoform X2, producing MEQRLANTWRMTNNEKKFIASVLASDLRVDGRRPFDYRDLTIKFGREQGLSEVQLGQTRVMSYVTSQLVQPYRDRPNEGTLSIFTEFSPMADPSFEAGRPGELAVELGRVIDRGLRESSAMDMESLCVVVGKSVWSIRVDLHIVDNGGNLIDAANIAALVALLTFRRPDCTLGGDDGQELIMHDAEVREPLPLIIHHLPIAVTFAVFGEGNIMVIDPTHKEEMVMGGRMTFTMNSNGDICAVQKAGGVGVMSSLIMQCLQIASAKAADITSKIKHAVEIYNTERASQKANHYLLEVANQVSLSDVIMKEKQVENLIEHLAYMPLDELENSNQGDALAVDTRTKHESISQGRYTRAFVRGPANWDPYSRGISSRLATSFPTLPGPSTKVKEHNVVTSNEMTVEYSVEHTTGASSSSTRVLGAPAVRQHSKGPKSLKDAVKLRTRRKSGN from the exons ATGGAGCAGAGATTAGCAAATACTTGGCGGATGACCAATAACGAGAAGAAGTTCATAGCGAGCGTGCTCGCTTCCGACCTCCGAGTTGACGGCCGCCGCCCCTTCGATTACCGTGATTTGACCATTAAGTTCGGGAG AGAACAGGGTTTATCAGAAGTGCAACTAGGTCAGACACGTGTGATGAGCTACGTGACTTCTCAGCTGGTGCAACCTTATCGAGATAGGCCAAATGAAGGGACTCTCTCAATTTTTACTGAATTTTCACCAATGGCTGATCCATCTTTTGAGGCAGGACGTCCTGGAGAATTAGCTGTTGAACTTGGCCGTGTTATAGATCGTGGACTTCG GGAAAGCAGCGCTATGGATATGGAATCGTTATGTGTTGTTGTAGGGAAATCAGTATGGTCCATACGTGTGGATCTTCACATTGTTGATAATGGAGG AAATCTCATTGATGCTGCTAATATCGCCGCTTTGGTTGCCCTCTTGACGTTTCGGAGGCCTGATTGTACATTAGGAGGTGATGATGGTCAGGAGCTCATAATGCATGATGCTGAG GTTAGGGAACCATTGCCTCTAATAATCCATCATCTTCCTATTGCAGTAACTTTTGCAGTTTTTGGTGAGGGTAACATCATG GTGATTGATCCAACACATAAGGAAGAGATGGTGATGGGCGGCAGGATGACTTTTACAATGAACTCGAATGGTGACATTTGTGCTGTTCAGAAGGCTGGAGGAGTGGGTGTCATGTCAAGCTTAATAATGCAGTGTTTACAAATTGCTTCTGCGAAAGCTGCTGATATTACAAGTAAAATAAAGCATGCA GTAGAGATATACAACACTGAGAGAGCATCACAGAAGGCTAACCATTATTTATTAGAAGTGGCAAACCAAGTTAGTCTTTCTGATGTCATCATGAAGGAGAAACAAGTTGAGAACTTAATAGAACATCTAGCATATATGCCATTGGATGAACTAGAGAACTCTAATCAAGGTGATGCGTTGGCAGTTGACACAAGAACAAAGCACGAGAGCATTAGCCAAGGAAGATATACTCGTGCATTTGTTCGTGGTCCTGCAAATTG GGATCCATACTCAAGGGGGATTTCTTCACGTTTGGCTACAAGCTTTCCAACTTTACCTG GTCCTTCAACTAAAGTTAAGGAACACAATGTTGTTACAAGCAATGAGATGACAGTTGAATATAGTGTTGAGCATACGACAGGTGCTTCTAGTTCTAGCACTAGAGTCTTAGGTGCTCCAGCTGTGAGACAGCACAGTAAAGGCCCAAAGAGTTTAAAAGATGCTGTGAAATTAAGAACTAGAAGGAAGAGTGGCAATTGA
- the LOC135585913 gene encoding exosome complex component RRP45A-like isoform X1 yields MEQRLANTWRMTNNEKKFIASVLASDLRVDGRRPFDYRDLTIKFGRHVFLSPPYPALILVPFSWRFIHSSSVLPVLRREQGLSEVQLGQTRVMSYVTSQLVQPYRDRPNEGTLSIFTEFSPMADPSFEAGRPGELAVELGRVIDRGLRESSAMDMESLCVVVGKSVWSIRVDLHIVDNGGNLIDAANIAALVALLTFRRPDCTLGGDDGQELIMHDAEVREPLPLIIHHLPIAVTFAVFGEGNIMVIDPTHKEEMVMGGRMTFTMNSNGDICAVQKAGGVGVMSSLIMQCLQIASAKAADITSKIKHAVEIYNTERASQKANHYLLEVANQVSLSDVIMKEKQVENLIEHLAYMPLDELENSNQGDALAVDTRTKHESISQGRYTRAFVRGPANWDPYSRGISSRLATSFPTLPGPSTKVKEHNVVTSNEMTVEYSVEHTTGASSSSTRVLGAPAVRQHSKGPKSLKDAVKLRTRRKSGN; encoded by the exons ATGGAGCAGAGATTAGCAAATACTTGGCGGATGACCAATAACGAGAAGAAGTTCATAGCGAGCGTGCTCGCTTCCGACCTCCGAGTTGACGGCCGCCGCCCCTTCGATTACCGTGATTTGACCATTAAGTTCGGGAGGCATGTGTTTCTTTCGCCACCCTACCCTGCTCTAATTCTTGTTCCTTTTTCTTGGAGATTCATACATAGCTCCTCGGTTTTGCCAGTTTTAAGAAG AGAACAGGGTTTATCAGAAGTGCAACTAGGTCAGACACGTGTGATGAGCTACGTGACTTCTCAGCTGGTGCAACCTTATCGAGATAGGCCAAATGAAGGGACTCTCTCAATTTTTACTGAATTTTCACCAATGGCTGATCCATCTTTTGAGGCAGGACGTCCTGGAGAATTAGCTGTTGAACTTGGCCGTGTTATAGATCGTGGACTTCG GGAAAGCAGCGCTATGGATATGGAATCGTTATGTGTTGTTGTAGGGAAATCAGTATGGTCCATACGTGTGGATCTTCACATTGTTGATAATGGAGG AAATCTCATTGATGCTGCTAATATCGCCGCTTTGGTTGCCCTCTTGACGTTTCGGAGGCCTGATTGTACATTAGGAGGTGATGATGGTCAGGAGCTCATAATGCATGATGCTGAG GTTAGGGAACCATTGCCTCTAATAATCCATCATCTTCCTATTGCAGTAACTTTTGCAGTTTTTGGTGAGGGTAACATCATG GTGATTGATCCAACACATAAGGAAGAGATGGTGATGGGCGGCAGGATGACTTTTACAATGAACTCGAATGGTGACATTTGTGCTGTTCAGAAGGCTGGAGGAGTGGGTGTCATGTCAAGCTTAATAATGCAGTGTTTACAAATTGCTTCTGCGAAAGCTGCTGATATTACAAGTAAAATAAAGCATGCA GTAGAGATATACAACACTGAGAGAGCATCACAGAAGGCTAACCATTATTTATTAGAAGTGGCAAACCAAGTTAGTCTTTCTGATGTCATCATGAAGGAGAAACAAGTTGAGAACTTAATAGAACATCTAGCATATATGCCATTGGATGAACTAGAGAACTCTAATCAAGGTGATGCGTTGGCAGTTGACACAAGAACAAAGCACGAGAGCATTAGCCAAGGAAGATATACTCGTGCATTTGTTCGTGGTCCTGCAAATTG GGATCCATACTCAAGGGGGATTTCTTCACGTTTGGCTACAAGCTTTCCAACTTTACCTG GTCCTTCAACTAAAGTTAAGGAACACAATGTTGTTACAAGCAATGAGATGACAGTTGAATATAGTGTTGAGCATACGACAGGTGCTTCTAGTTCTAGCACTAGAGTCTTAGGTGCTCCAGCTGTGAGACAGCACAGTAAAGGCCCAAAGAGTTTAAAAGATGCTGTGAAATTAAGAACTAGAAGGAAGAGTGGCAATTGA
- the LOC135585913 gene encoding exosome complex component RRP45A-like isoform X5: MSYVTSQLVQPYRDRPNEGTLSIFTEFSPMADPSFEAGRPGELAVELGRVIDRGLRESSAMDMESLCVVVGKSVWSIRVDLHIVDNGGNLIDAANIAALVALLTFRRPDCTLGGDDGQELIMHDAEVREPLPLIIHHLPIAVTFAVFGEGNIMVIDPTHKEEMVMGGRMTFTMNSNGDICAVQKAGGVGVMSSLIMQCLQIASAKAADITSKIKHAVEIYNTERASQKANHYLLEVANQVSLSDVIMKEKQVENLIEHLAYMPLDELENSNQGDALAVDTRTKHESISQGRYTRAFVRGPANWDPYSRGISSRLATSFPTLPGPSTKVKEHNVVTSNEMTVEYSVEHTTGASSSSTRVLGAPAVRQHSKGPKSLKDAVKLRTRRKSGN, from the exons ATGAGCTACGTGACTTCTCAGCTGGTGCAACCTTATCGAGATAGGCCAAATGAAGGGACTCTCTCAATTTTTACTGAATTTTCACCAATGGCTGATCCATCTTTTGAGGCAGGACGTCCTGGAGAATTAGCTGTTGAACTTGGCCGTGTTATAGATCGTGGACTTCG GGAAAGCAGCGCTATGGATATGGAATCGTTATGTGTTGTTGTAGGGAAATCAGTATGGTCCATACGTGTGGATCTTCACATTGTTGATAATGGAGG AAATCTCATTGATGCTGCTAATATCGCCGCTTTGGTTGCCCTCTTGACGTTTCGGAGGCCTGATTGTACATTAGGAGGTGATGATGGTCAGGAGCTCATAATGCATGATGCTGAG GTTAGGGAACCATTGCCTCTAATAATCCATCATCTTCCTATTGCAGTAACTTTTGCAGTTTTTGGTGAGGGTAACATCATG GTGATTGATCCAACACATAAGGAAGAGATGGTGATGGGCGGCAGGATGACTTTTACAATGAACTCGAATGGTGACATTTGTGCTGTTCAGAAGGCTGGAGGAGTGGGTGTCATGTCAAGCTTAATAATGCAGTGTTTACAAATTGCTTCTGCGAAAGCTGCTGATATTACAAGTAAAATAAAGCATGCA GTAGAGATATACAACACTGAGAGAGCATCACAGAAGGCTAACCATTATTTATTAGAAGTGGCAAACCAAGTTAGTCTTTCTGATGTCATCATGAAGGAGAAACAAGTTGAGAACTTAATAGAACATCTAGCATATATGCCATTGGATGAACTAGAGAACTCTAATCAAGGTGATGCGTTGGCAGTTGACACAAGAACAAAGCACGAGAGCATTAGCCAAGGAAGATATACTCGTGCATTTGTTCGTGGTCCTGCAAATTG GGATCCATACTCAAGGGGGATTTCTTCACGTTTGGCTACAAGCTTTCCAACTTTACCTG GTCCTTCAACTAAAGTTAAGGAACACAATGTTGTTACAAGCAATGAGATGACAGTTGAATATAGTGTTGAGCATACGACAGGTGCTTCTAGTTCTAGCACTAGAGTCTTAGGTGCTCCAGCTGTGAGACAGCACAGTAAAGGCCCAAAGAGTTTAAAAGATGCTGTGAAATTAAGAACTAGAAGGAAGAGTGGCAATTGA
- the LOC135585913 gene encoding exosome complex component RRP45A-like isoform X4 — MEQRLANTWRMTNNEKKFIASVLASDLRVDGRRPFDYRDLTIKFGRHVFLSPPYPALILVPFSWRFIHSSSVLPVLRREQGLSEVQLGQTRVMSYVTSQLVQPYRDRPNEGTLSIFTEFSPMADPSFEAGRPGELAVELGRVIDRGLRESSAMDMESLCVVVGKSVWSIRVDLHIVDNGGNLIDAANIAALVALLTFRRPDCTLGGDDGQELIMHDAEVREPLPLIIHHLPIAVTFAVFGEGNIMVIDPTHKEEMVMGGRMTFTMNSNGDICAVQKAGGVGVMSSLIMQCLQIASAKAADITSKIKHAVEIYNTERASQKANHYLLEVANQVSLSDVIMKEKQVENLIEHLAYMPLDELENSNQGDALAVDTRTKHESISQGRYTRAFVRGPANWDPYSRGISSRLATSFPTLPDAQVNSFNQLVQFLKTGGKREI, encoded by the exons ATGGAGCAGAGATTAGCAAATACTTGGCGGATGACCAATAACGAGAAGAAGTTCATAGCGAGCGTGCTCGCTTCCGACCTCCGAGTTGACGGCCGCCGCCCCTTCGATTACCGTGATTTGACCATTAAGTTCGGGAGGCATGTGTTTCTTTCGCCACCCTACCCTGCTCTAATTCTTGTTCCTTTTTCTTGGAGATTCATACATAGCTCCTCGGTTTTGCCAGTTTTAAGAAG AGAACAGGGTTTATCAGAAGTGCAACTAGGTCAGACACGTGTGATGAGCTACGTGACTTCTCAGCTGGTGCAACCTTATCGAGATAGGCCAAATGAAGGGACTCTCTCAATTTTTACTGAATTTTCACCAATGGCTGATCCATCTTTTGAGGCAGGACGTCCTGGAGAATTAGCTGTTGAACTTGGCCGTGTTATAGATCGTGGACTTCG GGAAAGCAGCGCTATGGATATGGAATCGTTATGTGTTGTTGTAGGGAAATCAGTATGGTCCATACGTGTGGATCTTCACATTGTTGATAATGGAGG AAATCTCATTGATGCTGCTAATATCGCCGCTTTGGTTGCCCTCTTGACGTTTCGGAGGCCTGATTGTACATTAGGAGGTGATGATGGTCAGGAGCTCATAATGCATGATGCTGAG GTTAGGGAACCATTGCCTCTAATAATCCATCATCTTCCTATTGCAGTAACTTTTGCAGTTTTTGGTGAGGGTAACATCATG GTGATTGATCCAACACATAAGGAAGAGATGGTGATGGGCGGCAGGATGACTTTTACAATGAACTCGAATGGTGACATTTGTGCTGTTCAGAAGGCTGGAGGAGTGGGTGTCATGTCAAGCTTAATAATGCAGTGTTTACAAATTGCTTCTGCGAAAGCTGCTGATATTACAAGTAAAATAAAGCATGCA GTAGAGATATACAACACTGAGAGAGCATCACAGAAGGCTAACCATTATTTATTAGAAGTGGCAAACCAAGTTAGTCTTTCTGATGTCATCATGAAGGAGAAACAAGTTGAGAACTTAATAGAACATCTAGCATATATGCCATTGGATGAACTAGAGAACTCTAATCAAGGTGATGCGTTGGCAGTTGACACAAGAACAAAGCACGAGAGCATTAGCCAAGGAAGATATACTCGTGCATTTGTTCGTGGTCCTGCAAATTG GGATCCATACTCAAGGGGGATTTCTTCACGTTTGGCTACAAGCTTTCCAACTTTACCTG ATGCTCAGGTCAACTCGTTCAATCAGTTGGTCCAGTTCTTGAAGACTGGTGGGAAAAGGGAGATTTGA